In the genome of Xanthocytophaga agilis, one region contains:
- a CDS encoding MarR family winged helix-turn-helix transcriptional regulator — translation MSTIDEAGLLAIASRLQRLSELIRKDGQQIYKAHQIDFEPKWFPVMYALHSRTVLSVVEIAAEIGYTHPSTISLLKELEKQKLIQSKRDKTDERKRLIQLSNKGKQLVEQMKPVWSIMTAAIADLTDTQHNLMQAIIEVEEQLKKKSFSQRAQEITEKRKTTT, via the coding sequence ATGAGCACTATAGATGAAGCAGGCTTATTAGCCATTGCAAGCAGACTACAACGACTCAGCGAACTCATTCGTAAAGATGGACAGCAGATATACAAAGCCCATCAGATCGACTTTGAACCTAAGTGGTTTCCTGTCATGTATGCCTTACATAGCCGAACAGTCCTAAGTGTAGTTGAGATTGCGGCAGAAATCGGATATACACATCCCTCCACAATCAGTTTGTTAAAAGAACTGGAAAAGCAGAAACTCATCCAATCCAAACGAGACAAAACCGATGAGCGAAAACGACTGATACAATTGAGCAATAAGGGCAAACAACTGGTGGAACAAATGAAACCTGTCTGGTCAATAATGACGGCAGCCATTGCAGATCTTACTGACACTCAGCACAATCTAATGCAGGCAATTATCGAAGTTGAAGAACAATTAAAGAAGAAAAGCTTTTCTCAGAGAGCTCAGGAGATAACTGAAAAAAGAAAAACAACTACCTAA
- a CDS encoding GNAT family N-acetyltransferase codes for MNKFIIKPLQNEHCRQIQELILPIQQLEFNIPVTLEAQSDLFDIETYYHNTGGGFWGAFDENKLVGTIALIATSHQAGAIRKMFVKKEYRGRDYGIAQSLLEILFVYSKEHQIKDLYLGTVEVLRAAQRFYERNGFQPLLKSALPSYFPIMPVDTLFYHLHLNQA; via the coding sequence ATGAACAAGTTCATCATCAAACCGTTACAAAACGAACATTGCAGGCAGATTCAGGAACTGATTCTGCCAATACAGCAACTGGAGTTTAATATCCCTGTCACCTTGGAAGCTCAATCTGACCTGTTTGATATTGAAACCTATTATCACAATACAGGCGGTGGATTCTGGGGTGCATTTGATGAGAATAAATTAGTAGGAACAATTGCACTTATTGCCACAAGCCATCAGGCTGGAGCTATTCGAAAAATGTTTGTCAAAAAGGAATACAGAGGCAGAGACTATGGTATAGCCCAAAGCTTACTGGAAATTCTGTTTGTATACAGCAAAGAACACCAGATTAAGGATCTTTATCTTGGAACAGTAGAAGTACTACGGGCAGCCCAGCGTTTTTATGAACGAAATGGATTTCAGCCATTACTTAAATCAGCGCTTCCCTCCTATTTCCCGATTATGCCTGTTGATACACTATTCTATCACCTGCATTTAAATCAAGCTTGA
- a CDS encoding glycosyltransferase family 2 protein yields the protein MSEKPQISVVIPAKDESESLPELCEWIARVMKANAFTYEVIVIDDGSTDDSWDVIQQISQKNPAVKGIQFNRNYGKSAALHVGFRSAVGHVVITMDADLQDSPDEIPELYTMITQQKYDLVSGWKKKRYDPISKTIPTKLFNGVTRWISGIQLHDFNCGLKAYNSRVTKNIEVYGEMHRYIPLIAKWSGFSKIGEKVVEHRPRKYGHTKFGLERFVFGFLDLLSISFVTRYRKRPMHFFGTLGSLSFLFGAIVAIWLIIDKAYNNLYLHKTVRSVTDQPLFFVGLVAIILGAQTFLAGFLGEMLTTSNPQKANDYLVADKVGF from the coding sequence ATGTCTGAAAAACCTCAAATTTCGGTAGTAATACCCGCCAAGGACGAATCTGAATCTTTACCCGAGCTTTGCGAATGGATAGCGAGGGTAATGAAAGCGAATGCGTTTACCTATGAAGTCATTGTTATTGATGATGGTAGTACAGATGATTCCTGGGATGTGATACAACAAATTTCACAAAAGAATCCAGCAGTTAAAGGCATACAGTTTAACAGAAACTATGGCAAATCTGCCGCATTGCATGTAGGCTTCCGGAGTGCAGTGGGTCATGTAGTAATTACCATGGACGCCGACTTACAGGATAGTCCGGACGAAATACCTGAACTCTATACCATGATCACTCAACAAAAGTATGATCTGGTATCGGGCTGGAAAAAGAAACGGTATGATCCTATCAGTAAAACTATACCGACCAAATTATTTAATGGTGTAACCCGCTGGATCTCCGGCATTCAGTTGCATGACTTCAACTGTGGCCTGAAAGCCTACAATAGCCGTGTAACCAAAAACATAGAAGTATACGGAGAGATGCATCGCTATATTCCCTTAATAGCCAAATGGAGTGGATTCTCAAAGATTGGCGAAAAAGTGGTAGAGCATCGTCCCCGCAAATATGGTCATACTAAATTCGGACTCGAACGGTTTGTCTTTGGCTTTCTGGATCTGCTTTCAATTTCGTTTGTGACCCGCTACCGGAAACGTCCTATGCACTTCTTTGGGACTCTGGGTTCACTTTCTTTTCTCTTTGGAGCCATTGTAGCCATCTGGCTTATTATCGACAAAGCCTATAACAACCTGTATCTGCACAAAACAGTACGTAGCGTTACGGATCAACCTTTGTTTTTTGTAGGTCTGGTAGCCATTATTCTAGGTGCACAAACCTTTCTGGCAGGCTTTCTGGGCGAAATGCTCACCACATCCAACCCACAGAAGGCAAATGATTATCTGGTTGCAGATAAAGTAGGATTTTGA
- a CDS encoding DUF4199 domain-containing protein, producing METTQQPSPVPYALRYGLYAGLVLTIIGAILNITELSFNQAIGYLSTLLFWGAPIVAIILALKDFRQNNGGYLSLGQSIGLGTLLCVVMGLVSGIFTTLYVKVIDSSFAEKVIDNARRQMEEKGTMSDEQVDQAIEISRPFTEAMFTYSFIISPILYAIIGVIFSLIIGAIMKKDRDVFLQ from the coding sequence ATGGAAACAACACAACAACCATCTCCGGTACCTTATGCACTTCGTTATGGTTTATACGCAGGCCTGGTACTTACAATAATTGGTGCGATTTTAAATATTACGGAACTATCTTTTAATCAAGCAATAGGTTATCTCTCCACTCTACTTTTTTGGGGAGCCCCAATTGTAGCGATTATTTTAGCTTTAAAAGATTTCAGACAAAACAATGGTGGATATTTAAGTTTAGGACAGTCAATTGGGCTTGGGACATTGCTTTGTGTAGTTATGGGGCTTGTTTCTGGAATCTTTACTACTCTGTATGTTAAGGTAATCGACTCTTCATTTGCAGAAAAAGTAATTGATAATGCCAGACGACAAATGGAAGAAAAAGGAACTATGAGTGATGAACAAGTGGATCAGGCTATTGAAATATCTCGTCCGTTTACAGAGGCTATGTTTACCTATAGCTTTATAATAAGTCCAATACTATATGCTATTATTGGTGTAATTTTCTCCCTTATTATTGGAGCTATCATGAAAAAAGATCGTGATGTATTTTTACAATAA
- a CDS encoding DUF4199 domain-containing protein — protein sequence MNPYLRIALIFGTVAGLSGIAYFLVLQYEVGEPALTRLSTLDIIITLLCIIYAMGYFRDRKQNGVLHFWEGAVIGMGTAIIGTLLMCLVIYGIVVFLDPDVFKNFILYLQKDMSQRLTSDVITKSPQLQQMIRTQLAALPQITPFDTIFFPGGAFVKNIGIEILVIGMIAAIMRKNVNHLSQKQETEVKKKK from the coding sequence ATGAATCCGTATTTACGTATTGCGTTAATATTTGGTACAGTAGCCGGACTTTCTGGAATAGCCTATTTTTTAGTGCTCCAATATGAAGTTGGAGAACCTGCTTTAACGCGTTTAAGTACATTGGATATTATAATAACCCTCCTTTGTATCATTTATGCAATGGGCTATTTCAGAGACCGAAAACAAAATGGAGTATTGCATTTCTGGGAAGGAGCTGTAATCGGAATGGGAACTGCTATCATTGGTACGTTATTAATGTGTCTGGTGATTTATGGTATTGTTGTATTTCTGGATCCGGATGTATTCAAAAACTTTATTCTGTATCTACAAAAAGATATGTCTCAACGGCTCACTAGCGATGTGATTACTAAAAGTCCTCAACTTCAGCAAATGATCCGAACACAACTGGCAGCTCTCCCTCAGATTACACCATTTGATACCATTTTCTTTCCAGGAGGAGCATTTGTCAAAAATATAGGGATTGAAATTCTGGTAATAGGGATGATTGCAGCAATCATGCGCAAAAATGTAAACCACTTATCACAAAAGCAGGAAACAGAAGTAAAAAAGAAGAAATAA
- a CDS encoding dihydroorotase, translated as MTKILIQSAQILDSASPFNGQTKSILIENGIITQIADQISIQTDLTIDQPNLKVSTGWVDMRVSAPDPGYEYRESLRSVREAAAVGGFTEIALLPNTQPIIQTKGSVSYLTHTGSNHAVKIHPIAAVTIDAHGKDLTEMMDLHQAGVIAFSDGHEPLQNSDMVLKVLQYMQPFGGLFINRPEDTLLTKFGTMNEGLPATMLGMKGMPRMAESMMIMRDLRILEYTGGKIHFTCISTAESVELIRQAKQKGLQVTCDIAAHQIAFTDGDLMEFDTNLKVNPPFRGQSDIDALWIGLADGTIDAIVSDHHPLDVEVKNLEFDLASFGIIGLETAFAVLNTHNTKLSSEQLIALLSKQPRHILGLPTISISENQPANLTLFDTDTEWTFTDKDIRSLSKNTPFIGKNFKGKVWGVINQGQAKLVRQNSEIRNSK; from the coding sequence ATGACAAAAATTCTCATCCAATCAGCCCAAATTCTGGATTCAGCTTCGCCTTTTAACGGGCAGACCAAAAGCATTCTTATTGAAAATGGAATCATTACACAGATTGCGGATCAGATCAGTATACAAACAGACCTTACCATTGATCAGCCTAATTTGAAAGTTTCAACAGGCTGGGTAGATATGCGTGTCTCTGCACCAGATCCAGGCTATGAGTACAGAGAATCTTTGCGTTCGGTTCGGGAAGCTGCAGCAGTGGGAGGTTTTACGGAAATCGCATTGTTACCCAATACACAACCGATTATTCAGACCAAAGGATCTGTAAGTTATTTAACTCATACAGGCAGTAACCATGCAGTAAAAATTCATCCGATTGCAGCGGTAACCATCGATGCACACGGCAAAGATCTGACAGAGATGATGGATTTGCATCAGGCTGGAGTAATAGCTTTCTCAGATGGTCATGAACCTCTCCAGAATTCTGACATGGTATTGAAAGTACTACAATACATGCAGCCATTTGGGGGATTGTTTATCAACCGACCGGAAGATACCTTGCTCACCAAGTTTGGAACCATGAACGAAGGTCTGCCAGCCACAATGTTAGGCATGAAGGGAATGCCACGCATGGCTGAGAGTATGATGATTATGCGTGATCTGCGTATTCTGGAATATACAGGAGGCAAAATACATTTTACCTGTATCTCAACAGCAGAGTCAGTAGAATTAATCCGTCAAGCCAAGCAAAAAGGCTTACAGGTAACCTGCGATATTGCAGCACACCAGATTGCCTTTACTGATGGCGATTTAATGGAGTTTGATACCAACCTGAAGGTAAATCCTCCTTTCCGTGGACAAAGTGATATAGATGCGTTGTGGATAGGTCTGGCAGATGGAACCATTGATGCCATCGTATCGGATCACCATCCATTGGATGTGGAAGTAAAAAATCTTGAGTTTGATCTGGCATCTTTTGGAATTATCGGACTGGAAACGGCCTTTGCTGTTCTGAATACACACAATACCAAACTTTCTTCCGAACAACTTATAGCACTTCTAAGCAAACAACCACGTCATATTTTAGGCTTACCAACCATCTCAATTTCTGAAAATCAACCTGCCAATCTGACTCTTTTTGATACAGATACAGAATGGACATTTACAGATAAAGACATTCGTTCCTTATCTAAAAATACTCCATTTATTGGCAAGAATTTTAAAGGGAAAGTGTGGGGAGTGATTAATCAGGGACAGGCAAAACTTGTCAGACAGAATTCTGAAATTCGTAATTCAAAATAA
- a CDS encoding glutathionylspermidine synthase family protein, with the protein MKRIAITPRNFWQNKVETLGFGFHSLEGIKYWDESAYYQFTYLQIEQLEKATNTLHEMCLEAVQYVMDHNLYHLFHIPASVIPLIERSWENDEPSLYGRFDLAYDGIHPPKMLEYNADTPTSLYEAGIVQYFWSEEVRRGVDQFNSIHEKLVDYFRSVKSYLKPGKIYFTCIKDSLEDLTTVEYIRACALEAELVTEFIYIDEIGWDSKTQTFVDNQEVDMQNIFKLYPWEWMVHEEFGKNLVTDRNHTLWIEPAWKMILSNKAILPILWQLFPNHPNLLPSYFEKPASWDTYVAKPLLSREGANVEIVENGNTILETEGEYGEEGFIFQEFYPLPEFEGNYAVIGSWVIGQESAGIGIRENTTLVTNNTSRFIPHVIV; encoded by the coding sequence ATGAAACGCATTGCAATTACCCCACGAAACTTCTGGCAAAACAAAGTAGAAACATTGGGGTTTGGTTTTCATTCGCTGGAAGGTATAAAATATTGGGACGAATCGGCTTATTATCAATTCACCTATCTACAAATTGAACAGTTGGAGAAAGCTACCAATACTCTGCATGAGATGTGTCTGGAAGCTGTGCAATATGTAATGGATCATAACCTCTATCATCTGTTTCACATTCCGGCGTCTGTTATCCCATTAATAGAAAGAAGCTGGGAAAACGATGAACCCTCACTATACGGAAGATTTGATCTGGCTTATGATGGAATTCATCCTCCCAAAATGCTGGAATACAATGCAGATACCCCTACCTCTTTGTATGAGGCTGGTATTGTGCAATATTTCTGGTCAGAAGAAGTACGTCGTGGAGTAGATCAGTTTAATTCGATTCATGAAAAGCTGGTAGATTATTTTCGTTCAGTAAAATCCTATCTGAAGCCTGGAAAAATCTATTTTACCTGTATCAAAGACTCACTGGAAGACCTGACTACGGTAGAATATATCCGGGCCTGTGCACTCGAAGCAGAATTAGTGACTGAGTTTATCTATATAGACGAGATTGGGTGGGATTCAAAGACACAGACCTTTGTCGACAATCAGGAGGTGGACATGCAGAATATCTTTAAACTGTATCCATGGGAATGGATGGTACATGAAGAATTTGGTAAAAATCTGGTTACAGACAGAAACCATACACTCTGGATTGAACCTGCCTGGAAAATGATATTGTCCAATAAGGCGATTTTGCCTATTCTCTGGCAGCTATTTCCTAACCATCCCAACCTGCTTCCCTCTTATTTTGAGAAACCGGCCTCATGGGATACCTATGTAGCCAAGCCCTTACTAAGCCGTGAAGGTGCTAATGTGGAAATTGTAGAAAATGGCAACACCATTCTGGAAACAGAAGGAGAATATGGAGAAGAAGGCTTTATTTTTCAGGAGTTTTACCCACTGCCTGAATTTGAAGGCAACTATGCAGTAATTGGTTCGTGGGTCATCGGGCAGGAATCTGCCGGTATCGGTATTCGCGAAAATACAACACTGGTAACGAACAATACGAGCCGATTTATACCTCATGTAATTGTATAA
- a CDS encoding sialidase family protein produces the protein MFFAKASYFIVQSLFLSLVFNSSVSSQSKSPKATLVSQEFILNNPPFAACHASTIVSFPDKSILASWFAGAYESSPDVCIWIARNVNNQWSKPEKVADGIINDTLRYPCWNPVLFCSKTGKLFLFYKVGKSPRDWWGMVKYSKDNGKTWSAAEKLPNEMLGPIKNKPEQLKNGDILYPSSTESADEKVWNIHLEKTDSEGKNWKKITIACDTFGVIQPSILVHSDKTLQLLCRSRQNKVVQTWSHDNGATWEPLSTIDVPNPNSGTDAVTLRNGYHILIYNPLLKGPNWFNGRYKLNAAISKDGIHWTDVYKLEDETKGEFSYPAVIQSADGLVHITYTHDRKNIKHVVLKVD, from the coding sequence ATGTTTTTTGCCAAAGCATCCTATTTTATAGTACAAAGTCTGTTTCTTTCCCTCGTTTTCAACAGTTCTGTTTCTTCCCAAAGTAAATCACCCAAAGCTACTCTTGTTAGCCAGGAATTTATACTAAACAACCCTCCTTTTGCTGCCTGCCATGCCTCTACAATAGTTAGTTTCCCAGATAAGAGTATTCTGGCATCCTGGTTTGCTGGAGCCTATGAGAGCAGTCCGGATGTATGTATCTGGATTGCCCGTAATGTCAACAATCAGTGGAGTAAACCTGAGAAAGTAGCCGATGGGATTATCAATGATACACTCCGTTATCCCTGCTGGAACCCTGTATTATTCTGTTCCAAAACAGGCAAGCTATTCCTGTTCTATAAAGTAGGTAAGTCCCCCCGTGACTGGTGGGGAATGGTAAAATATTCCAAAGACAATGGAAAAACCTGGTCTGCTGCCGAAAAATTACCCAATGAAATGCTGGGTCCTATTAAAAATAAACCCGAGCAGTTAAAGAATGGAGATATCCTTTACCCTTCGAGTACAGAAAGTGCAGATGAAAAAGTATGGAACATTCATTTGGAGAAGACGGATAGCGAAGGTAAAAACTGGAAGAAAATCACGATTGCCTGTGATACATTCGGGGTTATTCAACCGAGTATCCTGGTTCATTCGGATAAAACCTTGCAACTGCTTTGTCGTAGCCGTCAGAACAAAGTTGTGCAAACATGGTCACATGATAACGGTGCTACCTGGGAGCCATTATCCACTATAGATGTACCCAATCCCAACTCAGGTACAGATGCAGTGACTCTTCGTAACGGCTACCATATACTGATATATAACCCCTTACTAAAGGGACCAAACTGGTTCAATGGCCGTTATAAACTCAATGCAGCTATTTCCAAAGATGGTATTCACTGGACAGATGTGTATAAACTGGAAGATGAAACCAAAGGAGAGTTTAGCTATCCTGCTGTGATTCAGAGTGCAGATGGACTGGTTCATATCACTTACACCCATGACCGGAAGAATATCAAACATGTGGTATTGAAAGTAGATTAG
- a CDS encoding BatA domain-containing protein, producing MSFLYPSFLFGLFAVAIPIAIHLFNFRRTRKVYFTNVAFLKEVKTSTNSFRRLKQWLILATRILFITFLVLAFAQPFIQSPKQQSLSSQGNTGIYLDNSLSMQNETGKRQYLQLATDEADELLGALPKTPSIQLLTNDFESRDQYLATPDKLKDRLTEINFSPTSRTLESIYKRQNNLLSRNSPSTQNQFIWFSDFQKSTVGDLNKLKIDTNSRIFLVPVQTEETANLYVDSVWLATPFVKEMETNTLNVRLVNTGKDAVKNLPVKLFLDEKQVSSSSVNLDANNSVVAAFDFLVKERGLKKGRISFEDFPVTFDNDFYFVLNASPTINIVHMFGGATGNYIQNLFSNETIFQARSLNAQNVDPTLLNTADLAILDGVTDLSGSLPTSLEAFVKKGGSLIIFPGPANNSTIYGSLLSRLGVPSPQNTTSPDKTFEAIDAPDTRNPFFESIFENTTQKERMAMPAANPVWQWTGRGSSLLRLKTGTPFLSRFDVQRGKVYLCASPLTDNFSTFQKHALFVPILYKIAALSKSQERLSFSFQEPSIVVEINEAGKEPVFHLKRDNLELIPSQRISGKQLLFDIPENSQTGSKQLAEAGYYELTLNGKVQKILAFNYDKKESQPDSYSPTELKQIFGRYKNVQIFSALNEGEFVNEFKSESQGKNFWKYCLIAALFFLLAEILIIRFVKG from the coding sequence ATGAGTTTTCTGTATCCTTCATTTTTGTTCGGTCTGTTTGCGGTAGCCATCCCGATAGCCATTCACCTGTTTAATTTTCGCCGTACCCGTAAGGTATATTTTACCAATGTCGCCTTTCTGAAGGAGGTAAAAACAAGTACCAATTCGTTTCGGAGACTAAAGCAGTGGCTTATTCTGGCAACCCGTATCCTCTTTATTACATTTCTGGTATTGGCATTTGCCCAACCCTTTATCCAAAGTCCCAAACAACAAAGTTTGTCTAGTCAGGGAAATACAGGTATCTATCTGGATAATTCGCTGAGTATGCAGAACGAAACAGGCAAACGTCAGTATCTGCAGTTGGCTACAGATGAAGCGGATGAATTGCTGGGTGCACTACCCAAGACACCCTCTATACAACTGCTTACTAATGACTTTGAGAGCCGGGATCAATACCTGGCTACTCCTGATAAACTAAAAGATCGTCTCACAGAGATCAACTTCTCTCCTACTTCCCGGACGCTGGAAAGTATCTACAAAAGGCAAAACAACCTGCTTTCACGAAATTCTCCCTCCACTCAAAACCAGTTTATATGGTTTTCTGACTTTCAGAAAAGCACGGTTGGTGATCTCAATAAGTTAAAAATTGATACCAATAGCCGTATTTTTCTTGTACCTGTACAAACCGAAGAAACAGCCAATTTGTATGTAGATTCTGTGTGGTTAGCTACTCCATTTGTGAAAGAAATGGAAACAAATACGTTGAATGTACGGTTGGTCAATACGGGCAAGGATGCAGTAAAAAACCTTCCGGTTAAGCTTTTCTTGGATGAAAAACAGGTTTCTTCGTCTTCTGTAAACCTTGATGCCAACAATTCTGTGGTAGCCGCATTTGATTTTCTGGTAAAAGAAAGGGGTTTGAAGAAAGGTAGAATATCCTTTGAAGATTTTCCGGTTACATTTGATAACGACTTCTATTTTGTCTTGAATGCCTCGCCAACTATCAATATTGTACATATGTTTGGAGGTGCTACCGGTAATTATATCCAGAACCTTTTCAGCAACGAAACTATATTTCAGGCTCGTAGCCTCAATGCTCAGAATGTTGACCCTACATTGCTGAATACAGCAGATCTGGCTATTCTGGACGGTGTTACAGACCTCAGCGGCTCTCTTCCAACTTCACTGGAAGCCTTTGTGAAAAAAGGTGGCAGTTTGATTATTTTTCCAGGCCCTGCCAACAATAGTACCATCTATGGGTCATTACTAAGTCGATTAGGTGTACCATCACCTCAGAATACAACGTCGCCAGATAAAACATTTGAAGCGATTGATGCTCCGGATACACGTAATCCATTTTTTGAGTCAATCTTTGAAAATACAACACAAAAAGAACGTATGGCAATGCCAGCAGCCAATCCGGTCTGGCAATGGACAGGTCGTGGCAGTTCGTTGCTGCGTCTAAAAACAGGAACTCCCTTCTTAAGTCGTTTTGATGTGCAACGAGGCAAAGTATACCTGTGTGCATCTCCTCTCACAGACAATTTTAGCACATTCCAAAAGCATGCTCTTTTTGTACCTATATTATACAAAATTGCAGCACTAAGTAAATCACAGGAACGTCTTTCTTTCTCCTTTCAGGAACCAAGTATAGTAGTTGAAATCAATGAAGCAGGCAAAGAACCTGTTTTTCATCTGAAAAGAGATAATCTGGAATTGATCCCTTCTCAACGCATCAGTGGAAAACAGTTATTGTTCGACATTCCGGAAAATTCGCAAACAGGAAGCAAACAACTGGCAGAAGCAGGATATTATGAACTTACCCTGAATGGCAAAGTGCAAAAGATACTTGCCTTTAATTACGACAAGAAAGAATCTCAGCCTGATAGCTACTCTCCTACTGAGTTGAAACAAATCTTTGGCAGATATAAGAATGTACAAATCTTTAGTGCACTCAACGAAGGCGAATTTGTCAATGAGTTCAAGTCAGAAAGTCAGGGAAAGAATTTCTGGAAATATTGCCTGATTGCAGCTTTATTCTTTTTACTAGCTGAAATTCTGATTATCCGGTTTGTAAAAGGATAG
- a CDS encoding SIMPL domain-containing protein, giving the protein MKVNYLAISLLFLIGLTRLQAQTTPNQPCVKKIEVTGSAEMEVIPDEIYFNISLKEYFTDKSNKTKVAIETLEKQLQQAVKDAGIAKENLQIENIYGGTPNWWLYTNKKEKPTDILEKKRYVLKVSDLSKIDNILSKVDGKGIENVNIGRYNHSKMAEYRKELKIKALQAAKEKAGYLLQSIGEQVGGVLEVHESGDTEGMPMPYNQAYLSNRISQVAMEGGDATGSEIDFKKIKIRYEIQAFFSIK; this is encoded by the coding sequence ATGAAAGTTAACTATTTAGCAATCAGCTTGCTTTTTCTAATTGGATTAACCAGGCTTCAGGCTCAAACCACACCCAATCAACCCTGTGTCAAAAAAATTGAAGTTACAGGCAGTGCAGAAATGGAGGTAATTCCGGATGAAATTTATTTCAACATTTCACTAAAAGAATATTTTACAGACAAATCCAATAAAACAAAAGTTGCTATCGAAACGCTGGAAAAACAACTTCAGCAAGCAGTAAAAGATGCAGGAATTGCGAAAGAAAATCTTCAAATTGAAAACATATATGGTGGCACTCCAAACTGGTGGTTGTATACTAATAAGAAGGAAAAGCCAACGGATATTCTGGAAAAGAAACGATATGTATTAAAGGTAAGTGACCTGTCAAAGATTGACAACATCCTCTCCAAAGTAGATGGCAAAGGCATTGAGAATGTCAATATTGGTCGGTATAATCACTCCAAAATGGCTGAATACCGTAAAGAGCTAAAGATAAAAGCTCTTCAGGCTGCTAAAGAAAAAGCGGGTTATCTGCTACAAAGTATTGGCGAACAAGTAGGTGGAGTATTGGAAGTACATGAATCCGGAGATACAGAAGGTATGCCAATGCCTTACAATCAAGCATACTTGTCGAACAGGATATCACAGGTAGCAATGGAAGGTGGAGATGCTACAGGTTCTGAAATTGATTTTAAGAAAATTAAGATCCGCTACGAAATCCAGGCCTTTTTTTCCATTAAATAA
- the bla gene encoding subclass B3 metallo-beta-lactamase — MNLKVIFLLFGLSLAFTNSLAQQVEEPKSVPAEWSKPFAPFQIAGNLYYVGTYDLACYLITTSQGNILINTGLADSEPIIKGNIETLGFRFSDTKILLNMQAHYDHMGAMASIKKVTGAKLMINQKDAPATEDGGKSDYALGGSVSTFAPVQVDRLLKDGDTIQLGEMRLVMLHHPGHTKGSSSFLFDVKDTNRSYRVLLVNMPTIVTDKDFAAIPEYPEITQDYAYTLQSMKKLSFDIWLTAHASQCDLHRKHKPGQSYNPSAFIDKKGYNAQLNELEKEFLKKKKGS; from the coding sequence ATGAATCTAAAAGTGATCTTTTTGTTATTTGGTCTTTCTTTGGCCTTTACAAATTCATTGGCTCAACAAGTAGAGGAACCTAAAAGTGTTCCTGCTGAATGGAGTAAGCCTTTTGCTCCCTTTCAAATTGCAGGTAACTTATATTATGTCGGTACATACGACTTGGCTTGTTACCTTATCACTACTTCGCAGGGAAATATTCTTATTAATACCGGACTTGCTGATTCAGAGCCAATCATCAAGGGGAATATCGAAACATTAGGATTTCGATTTTCCGATACCAAGATCTTATTAAACATGCAAGCTCACTATGATCATATGGGAGCTATGGCATCTATAAAAAAAGTAACCGGAGCGAAACTAATGATTAATCAGAAAGATGCCCCAGCAACAGAAGATGGAGGAAAGTCAGATTATGCATTGGGTGGTTCGGTAAGTACATTCGCACCTGTACAGGTAGATCGTCTACTGAAGGATGGAGACACCATTCAACTAGGTGAAATGCGACTGGTGATGCTCCATCATCCGGGTCATACCAAAGGGTCAAGTAGTTTTTTGTTTGACGTAAAAGATACAAATCGTTCTTATCGGGTACTGCTTGTCAATATGCCTACCATTGTTACAGATAAAGACTTTGCTGCAATACCTGAATATCCTGAAATTACCCAAGACTATGCCTATACCTTGCAGTCTATGAAAAAGTTGTCCTTTGATATCTGGTTGACTGCTCATGCAAGTCAATGTGACCTTCATCGCAAACACAAACCTGGACAGAGTTATAATCCCTCTGCTTTTATCGATAAAAAGGGATATAATGCCCAGCTTAACGAGTTGGAAAAGGAATTTCTCAAAAAGAAAAAAGGTAGCTAA
- a CDS encoding DUF1877 family protein, giving the protein MNLQLKAITANHRIVTKMGWGPVNVYHSEEVKEIANTLESLEESILIEEFDPQHYIEQQIYPRHYKWKNDDIYNMLNQFKNLTSFLKKASDNGKGMYRLVV; this is encoded by the coding sequence ATGAATTTGCAACTTAAAGCAATCACAGCCAATCATCGTATTGTTACCAAGATGGGTTGGGGACCAGTGAATGTTTATCATTCAGAAGAAGTGAAGGAAATTGCCAACACACTAGAGTCACTGGAGGAAAGTATACTGATAGAAGAGTTTGATCCACAACATTATATTGAACAGCAAATTTACCCACGTCATTATAAATGGAAGAACGATGATATTTATAATATGCTGAATCAGTTCAAAAACCTCACCTCTTTTCTGAAAAAAGCCTCAGATAATGGAAAAGGAATGTATAGACTAGTTGTCTAG